A window from Pseudomonas kribbensis encodes these proteins:
- a CDS encoding CopD family protein — protein MTPFSLVYPLHVLAALVWVGGMFFAWMVLRPAAVKALDGPGRLTLWVEVFQGFFRWVWGAVILLPVTGVGMLHLQHIGFETAPKYVQVMMGLYVVMTALFIRVQGLMLPELRTAVEAKDWPAGAAVLGRIRKVVGFNLLVGVLLVAIAAARPSF, from the coding sequence ATGACACCTTTTAGCCTCGTTTACCCCCTTCATGTCCTCGCCGCCCTGGTGTGGGTCGGCGGCATGTTTTTCGCCTGGATGGTGCTGCGCCCCGCGGCTGTGAAGGCTTTGGACGGCCCCGGACGGCTGACCCTGTGGGTGGAAGTGTTTCAAGGTTTTTTCCGCTGGGTGTGGGGTGCGGTAATTCTGCTGCCGGTGACCGGGGTGGGCATGTTGCATCTGCAGCACATCGGCTTTGAGACCGCGCCGAAGTACGTGCAGGTGATGATGGGGTTGTACGTGGTGATGACCGCGCTGTTCATCCGGGTTCAGGGGTTGATGCTGCCGGAATTGCGCACGGCGGTCGAAGCGAAGGACTGGCCGGCGGGTGCGGCGGTGCTGGGACGGATTCGCAAAGTGGTGGGGTTCAATCTGTTGGTCGGCGTGCTGCTGGTGGCGATTGCAGCCGCGCGACCTTCGTTCTGA
- a CDS encoding DUF1145 domain-containing protein, which produces MKVFCGLGRLLTLVFCCVVLANQLVPFVHPLHLLVNLAGVLLLAIHLLEVLLCNASLKGRPHPWRDRGRVLLFGVFHLQTIPAPAAPEASHA; this is translated from the coding sequence ATGAAGGTGTTCTGTGGGCTGGGGCGATTGTTGACCCTGGTGTTCTGCTGCGTGGTACTGGCCAATCAGCTGGTGCCGTTTGTTCATCCGTTGCATCTGCTGGTCAATCTGGCTGGCGTCCTGCTGCTGGCCATCCACCTCCTTGAAGTGCTGCTGTGCAACGCCAGCCTCAAGGGGCGGCCGCACCCATGGCGTGATCGTGGCCGTGTCCTGCTGTTCGGCGTTTTCCACCTGCAAACCATCCCGGCCCCGGCCGCTCCGGAGGCTTCCCATGCGTAA
- the dinG gene encoding ATP-dependent DNA helicase DinG gives MISTELKTTIQGAYSRFLEAKSLKPRYGQRLMIAEVAKVLGDIDTDDEGRRSGDPAIVAVEAGTGTGKTVAYSLAAIPTAKLAGKRLVIATATVALQEQIVYKDLPDLMRNSGLNFSFALAKGRGRYMCLSKLDMLLQEGHAQTATAQLFEEEGFKIEVDEASQKLFTSMIEKLAGNKWDGDRDSWPNALEDADWARLTTDHSQCTNRHCPNFGQCAFYKAREGMGKVDVIVTNHDMVLADLALGGGAVLPDPRDTIYVFDEGHHLPDKAIGHFAHYTRLRSTADWLETTAKNLTKLLAQHPLPGDLGKLIEQVPELAREIKTQQQFMFTACEQIADFKPGEDVEGRERPRHRFIGGVIPEHMREMGIELKKGYARLNDLFTRLTDLLKEGMDGEVNIGIASNQAEEWYPLFGSLLSRASGNWELWTAFTAEDPEESPPMARWLTLAESGSLFDIEVNASPILAAETLRRSLWNVAYGCLVTSATLTALGTFDRFRMRAGLPKKAVTAVVPSPFHHADAGVLRVPDLKADPRDAAAHTAAIIRDLPELVEGSRGSLVLFSSRKQMQDVFDGLDRDWRKQVFIQGNLSKQETLNKHKARVDGGDSSVLFGLASFAEGVDLPGAYCEHVVIAKIPFSVPDDPVEAALSEWIEARGGNPFMEISVPDASLKLVQACGRLLRTEEDRGTITLLDRRLVTQRYGKAILNALPPFRREIS, from the coding sequence ATGATCAGCACTGAACTCAAAACCACGATCCAGGGCGCCTACTCGCGTTTTCTAGAGGCCAAGAGCCTCAAGCCGCGTTACGGCCAGCGCCTGATGATCGCTGAAGTCGCCAAGGTCCTCGGGGATATCGACACCGACGACGAAGGCCGGCGCAGTGGCGACCCCGCGATTGTTGCGGTGGAAGCCGGCACCGGTACCGGCAAGACCGTGGCCTACAGCCTGGCCGCGATCCCCACGGCGAAACTCGCCGGCAAGCGCCTGGTGATCGCCACCGCGACCGTCGCCCTGCAGGAGCAGATCGTCTACAAGGATTTGCCCGACCTGATGCGCAACAGCGGGCTGAACTTCAGCTTCGCCCTGGCGAAGGGCCGTGGCCGCTACATGTGCCTGTCCAAGCTCGACATGCTGCTGCAGGAAGGCCACGCGCAAACCGCCACGGCGCAGCTGTTCGAAGAAGAAGGCTTCAAGATCGAGGTCGATGAGGCCAGCCAGAAGCTGTTCACCAGCATGATCGAGAAGCTCGCCGGCAATAAATGGGACGGCGACCGCGACAGCTGGCCCAACGCGCTGGAAGACGCCGACTGGGCGCGCCTGACCACCGATCACAGCCAGTGCACCAACCGTCATTGCCCGAACTTCGGCCAGTGCGCCTTCTACAAGGCCCGCGAAGGCATGGGCAAGGTCGACGTGATCGTCACCAACCACGACATGGTGCTGGCCGACCTGGCGCTGGGCGGCGGGGCAGTGTTGCCCGATCCGCGCGACACCATCTATGTGTTCGACGAAGGCCATCACCTGCCGGACAAGGCCATCGGCCACTTCGCCCATTACACGCGCCTGCGCTCCACCGCCGACTGGCTGGAAACCACCGCCAAGAACCTCACCAAACTGCTGGCCCAGCATCCGCTGCCGGGCGACCTCGGCAAGCTGATCGAGCAGGTGCCGGAGCTGGCGCGGGAGATCAAGACCCAGCAGCAATTCATGTTCACTGCGTGTGAACAGATCGCCGATTTCAAGCCCGGCGAAGATGTCGAAGGCCGCGAACGCCCGCGCCATCGTTTCATCGGCGGGGTGATTCCCGAGCACATGCGCGAGATGGGCATCGAGCTGAAAAAAGGCTACGCCCGTCTCAATGACCTGTTCACCCGTCTGACCGACCTGCTCAAGGAAGGCATGGACGGCGAGGTCAACATCGGCATCGCCAGCAACCAGGCCGAAGAATGGTATCCACTGTTCGGCAGCCTGTTGTCCCGTGCCTCCGGCAACTGGGAGCTGTGGACCGCGTTCACCGCCGAAGACCCGGAAGAGAGCCCGCCGATGGCCCGCTGGCTGACCCTGGCCGAAAGCGGTTCGCTGTTCGACATCGAGGTCAACGCCAGCCCGATCCTGGCCGCCGAAACCTTGCGCCGCAGCTTGTGGAACGTGGCCTATGGCTGTCTGGTGACCTCGGCGACATTGACCGCGCTCGGTACGTTCGACCGTTTCCGCATGCGCGCCGGCCTGCCGAAAAAAGCCGTCACCGCCGTGGTGCCGAGCCCGTTCCATCACGCCGATGCCGGTGTGTTGCGGGTGCCGGACCTGAAAGCCGACCCGCGTGATGCCGCCGCCCACACCGCCGCGATCATCCGCGATCTGCCGGAGCTGGTCGAAGGCTCGCGCGGCAGTCTGGTGCTGTTCTCGTCGCGTAAACAGATGCAGGACGTGTTCGACGGTCTCGACCGCGACTGGCGCAAACAAGTGTTCATTCAAGGCAACCTGTCGAAACAGGAAACCCTGAACAAACACAAGGCGCGGGTCGATGGCGGTGATTCCAGCGTGCTGTTCGGTCTTGCGAGTTTCGCCGAAGGGGTGGACTTGCCGGGTGCCTATTGTGAGCACGTGGTGATCGCCAAGATTCCGTTCTCGGTGCCGGACGATCCAGTCGAGGCCGCGCTGTCGGAATGGATCGAAGCCCGGGGCGGCAATCCGTTCATGGAAATCTCGGTGCCCGATGCCTCGCTGAAGCTGGTTCAGGCCTGTGGCCGTCTGTTGCGTACCGAAGAAGACCGCGGCACCATCACCTTGCTGGATCGGCGACTGGTCACCCAGCGCTATGGCAAGGCGATCCTCAATGCGTTGCCTCCTTTCCGTCGTGAAATATCCTGA
- a CDS encoding collagen pro alpha-chain precursor has protein sequence MRKLCLLAAFISPLACAQVVSVEANSLMRLPNTASTLQLEKLVVADYGTLLVPSNVTELSVGELQLGHEARIAIVPGEQALDMKVIRARFADGSRITAHGAPGTYEKAARAGRNLNLQFKTLEAPRLIVDARGGTGAPGFVGLDGANGQEPGCTWGQAGHGFDGSDGSNGQPGAPGALVRLEVPREFPAELIKVDVAGGAGGAAGPGGKPGAGGKSKGCLVYRADGGKNGKPGADGQPGPAGAAGSVTVQRL, from the coding sequence ATGCGTAAACTCTGCCTGCTCGCTGCATTCATCAGTCCCCTGGCCTGTGCCCAGGTGGTCAGTGTCGAAGCCAACTCCCTGATGCGTCTGCCCAACACGGCCAGCACGTTGCAGCTGGAAAAACTGGTGGTCGCCGATTACGGCACCTTGCTGGTGCCCTCGAACGTGACCGAGCTGAGCGTCGGCGAATTGCAGCTGGGCCACGAGGCACGTATTGCCATCGTGCCGGGCGAACAGGCGCTGGACATGAAAGTCATCCGCGCCCGGTTTGCCGACGGGAGCCGCATCACGGCCCACGGCGCGCCGGGCACTTATGAAAAAGCGGCTCGCGCCGGGCGTAACCTGAACCTGCAATTCAAGACGCTGGAGGCTCCACGGCTGATTGTCGATGCCCGTGGCGGCACCGGTGCGCCGGGTTTTGTCGGGCTCGACGGGGCCAACGGTCAGGAACCGGGCTGCACCTGGGGCCAGGCCGGGCACGGCTTCGACGGCAGTGATGGCAGCAACGGCCAGCCGGGTGCGCCGGGCGCGCTGGTGCGGCTGGAAGTGCCACGGGAGTTTCCGGCGGAGCTGATCAAGGTCGATGTGGCCGGTGGTGCCGGCGGGGCGGCAGGCCCGGGTGGCAAACCGGGCGCCGGTGGCAAGTCCAAGGGCTGCCTGGTGTATCGCGCCGATGGTGGCAAGAACGGCAAGCCGGGGGCTGACGGTCAGCCGGGGCCTGCCGGTGCGGCGGGTTCGGTTACGGTTCAGCGCCTGTAA
- a CDS encoding beta-galactosidase, which produces MIRRSLPALFALVFAAPLLAAPAGQQTLFNFVRPADVVKVATENADLPQANAEQTPEGEVLRRVTFNPVARPTLRLTPQTGAWDWSQSGMMSLRIQSAMNWAVTVYVQIQSNDGKTLVSRVDLPAGPAQTLLVPLTATSPLSQGMKAGPLMPMTIDGQRILLASSSGELDRSQVVSVSLSMDQPKAAQSLLLERFGVQDEGEVIKAAYGNLVDAYGQSTRSKWPEKVANDEQLKSAAAREQQQLKTWLAEREKSSLDKFGGLSKGPTFKASGFFRTEKLDGRWYLVTPEGHPFYSLGVNTVSPEVNQTYVAGREYMFESLPKPDEPLAVHFGEGDNRGGNGADQGRGYGNGRWYDFYGANLQRLYGEPCATPAATEKAPATPCKATIDEQKWTAHTLDRLQAWGFNTVGNWSAPQLGDAERVPYTLPLSIVGDYTSISTGNDWWGGMPDPFDPRFAMATERAVAIAARDHRDDPWLIGYFADNELAWAGPGDDPKSRYALAYGTLKMTTDVPAKRAFLKQLRDKYRNQAGLSKAWGIDLPAWELMEDPGFEAPLPNPEHPEIEADFKYFQKVFADTYFKTISDSLKWHAPNQLLLGGRFAISTPEAVASCAQYCDVLSFNMYTLKPQDGYDFAALRSLDKPVLITEFNFGSTDRGPFWGGVTPLNKEEDRGPAYANFLKQALSEPSIVGVHWFQYLDQPVTGRLLDGENGHFGLVGVTDLPYQGFVETVRKSNLATLDQLGKEAEKAAAAADKAGHETEGGRKGEAGKGPGQGAGHTGGHSGNGH; this is translated from the coding sequence ATGATTCGTCGTTCGTTGCCTGCCCTTTTTGCCCTGGTTTTCGCTGCGCCTCTGCTGGCGGCACCTGCCGGGCAGCAGACCTTGTTCAACTTTGTCCGCCCCGCCGACGTGGTGAAAGTGGCGACCGAAAACGCCGACCTGCCGCAAGCCAACGCCGAGCAGACCCCCGAGGGCGAAGTGCTGCGCCGGGTGACCTTCAACCCGGTGGCGCGTCCGACACTGCGCCTGACCCCGCAGACCGGTGCCTGGGACTGGTCGCAGTCCGGGATGATGAGCCTGCGCATTCAGAGCGCGATGAACTGGGCGGTGACCGTTTACGTACAGATCCAGAGCAACGACGGCAAGACCCTGGTCAGCCGCGTTGATCTGCCGGCCGGCCCGGCGCAGACCTTGCTCGTACCGTTGACCGCCACTTCGCCGCTGAGCCAGGGCATGAAAGCCGGGCCGTTGATGCCGATGACCATCGACGGGCAGCGCATCCTGCTGGCCAGCAGCAGCGGTGAGCTGGATCGCAGTCAGGTGGTATCCGTCAGCCTGTCGATGGATCAGCCGAAAGCCGCGCAAAGCCTGTTGCTGGAGCGCTTCGGCGTGCAGGACGAGGGCGAGGTGATCAAAGCCGCCTACGGCAATCTGGTGGATGCCTACGGTCAGTCGACCCGCAGCAAATGGCCGGAGAAAGTCGCCAACGACGAACAGCTGAAATCCGCCGCCGCCAGGGAACAGCAACAGCTGAAAACCTGGCTGGCCGAACGCGAAAAGTCGTCGCTGGACAAGTTCGGCGGCTTGAGCAAAGGCCCGACGTTCAAGGCCAGCGGCTTCTTCCGCACCGAAAAACTCGACGGTCGCTGGTATCTGGTGACGCCGGAGGGCCATCCGTTCTATTCCCTGGGCGTGAACACCGTCAGCCCCGAGGTCAATCAGACCTACGTCGCCGGGCGCGAGTACATGTTCGAGTCCCTGCCTAAACCCGACGAACCACTGGCCGTTCACTTCGGTGAAGGCGACAACCGTGGCGGCAACGGGGCCGATCAGGGCCGTGGCTACGGCAACGGACGCTGGTACGACTTCTATGGCGCCAACCTGCAGCGCCTGTACGGCGAACCTTGCGCGACGCCGGCGGCCACCGAGAAAGCGCCTGCCACCCCGTGCAAGGCCACCATCGACGAGCAGAAGTGGACCGCTCATACCCTCGACCGCCTGCAGGCGTGGGGCTTCAACACCGTCGGCAACTGGAGCGCACCGCAGCTGGGCGACGCCGAGCGCGTGCCGTACACCTTGCCGTTGTCGATCGTCGGCGATTACACCAGCATCAGCACCGGCAACGACTGGTGGGGCGGCATGCCTGACCCGTTCGATCCGCGTTTCGCCATGGCCACCGAACGCGCCGTGGCGATTGCCGCTCGCGATCACCGTGATGATCCGTGGCTGATCGGCTACTTCGCCGACAACGAACTGGCCTGGGCCGGTCCCGGTGATGACCCGAAATCGCGTTATGCGCTGGCCTACGGCACATTGAAAATGACCACCGACGTACCGGCCAAGCGTGCGTTCCTCAAGCAGTTGCGCGACAAGTACCGCAACCAGGCGGGGCTGTCGAAGGCCTGGGGTATCGATCTGCCGGCGTGGGAATTGATGGAAGACCCGGGTTTCGAGGCGCCGCTGCCGAATCCGGAGCACCCGGAAATCGAGGCTGACTTCAAATACTTCCAGAAGGTCTTCGCTGACACTTACTTCAAGACCATTTCCGACTCGCTGAAATGGCACGCGCCGAACCAGCTGTTGCTCGGTGGTCGCTTCGCCATCAGCACCCCGGAAGCCGTGGCCTCCTGCGCGCAGTATTGCGACGTGCTGAGCTTCAACATGTACACCCTGAAACCGCAGGACGGTTATGACTTCGCCGCGCTGCGCAGCCTCGACAAACCGGTGCTGATCACCGAGTTCAACTTCGGCTCCACCGATCGCGGCCCGTTCTGGGGCGGTGTGACGCCGTTGAACAAGGAAGAGGATCGTGGCCCGGCCTACGCCAACTTCCTCAAGCAGGCGTTGAGCGAGCCGTCGATTGTCGGCGTGCACTGGTTCCAGTACCTCGATCAACCGGTGACCGGACGTCTGCTCGATGGCGAAAACGGTCATTTCGGTCTGGTCGGCGTGACTGACTTGCCGTATCAGGGTTTCGTCGAAACCGTGCGCAAGAGCAATCTGGCGACCCTCGATCAACTCGGCAAAGAGGCCGAGAAAGCCGCTGCGGCGGCGGACAAGGCCGGTCACGAGACCGAAGGCGGCCGCAAGGGCGAAGCCGGCAAAGGCCCGGGGCAGGGCGCCGGCCATACCGGCGGGCACTCCGGCAACGGCCATTAA
- a CDS encoding OmpA family protein encodes MSSKQTLALALCFAITGCAQTPKNDADGGSWWPFGSSDKVAAKEPAPAPAPVKPAATAPVAKTESSSHWYWPFGSDDSADKAKADVKPEVKPQAAPAVVAKADVDTGTKWWWPFGGKSQDTAKAVPMPDPKVTQAWLDDYEPRLRDAIKGSNLQFERRENVLVVTAPVEGSFNPKRPAMLLPVTLSPFTNIAKILEADPKTAVLVLGHSDNAGVAADNTKLSQERAQSVAAIFRLSGLQRDRLMLRGMGADAPRAANDSVEGRALNRRVELLVTPQNTMVALLSKYNMPAPKPVTMVAAQDVKPVAKPVTPAPAAKKAAVPATKKAPAKKAAAKAPVKKAPAKKTAPAKAAASDKKVAATDAAKQ; translated from the coding sequence ATGTCGTCCAAACAAACTCTCGCTCTGGCCCTGTGTTTCGCGATCACCGGTTGTGCACAGACTCCCAAGAATGACGCCGATGGCGGCAGCTGGTGGCCGTTCGGTTCCTCCGACAAGGTTGCGGCCAAGGAGCCGGCTCCAGCGCCTGCACCGGTGAAACCCGCCGCTACCGCCCCTGTCGCCAAGACCGAGAGCAGCAGCCACTGGTACTGGCCGTTCGGCTCCGACGATTCGGCTGACAAGGCCAAGGCCGACGTGAAGCCCGAAGTCAAACCGCAAGCCGCGCCTGCCGTTGTCGCCAAGGCTGATGTCGATACCGGCACCAAATGGTGGTGGCCGTTCGGCGGCAAGTCTCAGGACACCGCCAAAGCCGTGCCGATGCCTGACCCGAAAGTCACCCAGGCCTGGCTCGACGACTACGAGCCGCGCCTGCGCGACGCGATCAAGGGTAGCAACCTGCAATTCGAGCGCCGTGAAAACGTCCTCGTGGTAACCGCGCCGGTTGAAGGCTCGTTCAACCCGAAACGCCCGGCCATGCTGTTGCCGGTGACCCTGAGCCCGTTCACCAATATCGCCAAGATCCTCGAAGCCGACCCGAAAACCGCGGTCCTGGTGCTCGGCCACAGCGACAACGCCGGTGTTGCGGCAGACAACACCAAACTCAGCCAGGAACGTGCTCAGTCGGTGGCGGCAATCTTCCGCCTCAGCGGCTTGCAGCGTGATCGCCTGATGCTGCGCGGCATGGGCGCCGATGCCCCGCGTGCGGCCAACGACAGCGTTGAAGGCCGTGCCCTGAACCGTCGTGTCGAACTGCTGGTGACCCCGCAGAACACCATGGTCGCGCTGCTGAGCAAGTACAACATGCCGGCACCGAAGCCGGTGACCATGGTCGCTGCCCAGGACGTCAAGCCAGTCGCCAAGCCTGTGACTCCGGCACCTGCCGCGAAGAAAGCCGCTGTCCCGGCCACCAAAAAGGCACCGGCCAAGAAGGCCGCTGCCAAGGCGCCAGTGAAGAAGGCCCCGGCGAAGAAAACCGCTCCAGCCAAAGCCGCCGCCAGCGACAAGAAAGTCGCGGCGACCGACGCGGCAAAACAGTGA
- the pdxH gene encoding pyridoxamine 5'-phosphate oxidase, with protein sequence MTQALADMRRDYTRDGLTEAQAPAEPFALFHQWFADAVKTEQAPVEANAMTLATVDADGRPHCRILLLKGLDEQGFTFFTNYESAKGQHLAANPFAAMTFFWPTLERQVRIEGRVVKVTPQESNAYYQVRPLGSRLGAWASPQSRVINGRGELEDLLKATEQRFTDTQPDCPEHWGGYRLLPERIEFWQGRASRLHDRLNYRLQGADWILERLAP encoded by the coding sequence ATGACCCAGGCTCTGGCAGATATGCGTCGTGATTACACCCGGGATGGCCTGACCGAGGCGCAAGCCCCGGCCGAGCCTTTTGCGCTGTTCCACCAGTGGTTCGCCGACGCGGTGAAAACCGAGCAGGCGCCCGTGGAGGCCAACGCCATGACCCTGGCCACGGTCGATGCGGACGGGCGTCCGCACTGCCGCATTCTGCTGCTCAAGGGCCTGGACGAGCAGGGCTTCACCTTTTTCACCAACTACGAAAGCGCCAAGGGCCAGCATCTGGCCGCGAATCCGTTCGCGGCCATGACGTTCTTCTGGCCGACCCTGGAGCGTCAGGTGCGCATCGAAGGGCGAGTGGTGAAGGTCACGCCGCAAGAGTCCAACGCCTACTATCAAGTGCGTCCGCTGGGCAGCCGTCTGGGCGCGTGGGCTTCACCGCAGAGCCGGGTGATCAACGGCCGGGGTGAACTGGAAGATTTGCTCAAGGCCACCGAGCAACGCTTCACCGACACCCAGCCCGACTGCCCGGAACACTGGGGCGGTTACCGTTTGCTGCCGGAGCGCATCGAGTTCTGGCAAGGGCGCGCGAGCCGTCTGCACGATCGCCTCAACTACCGTTTGCAGGGCGCCGACTGGATTCTTGAACGTCTGGCACCTTAA
- a CDS encoding OmpA family protein, with translation MSVLSRSVLPVLLAGSLLTGCATHSDGTAPLNQRTWPICSVIGGLVGGGLGAIENGGWAAGGAALGILTGGLICYAQDGDEDGDGVFDRRDRCPDTPPNTPVDHRGCPLPQYPVTEKPVEPAPQSEVITLSDAGNVLFAFDKSDLTPAAKSQLDALMDKLRNADVVSIKVIGHTDSKGTDAYNQALSERRASSVAAYLLSQGLAPEKLTSEGRGEREPVADNETEEGRAQNRRVELHINR, from the coding sequence ATGAGTGTTCTCTCACGGTCCGTCTTACCGGTGCTGCTGGCAGGCAGCCTGTTGACCGGCTGCGCTACCCACAGCGATGGCACTGCCCCCCTCAATCAACGTACCTGGCCGATCTGCAGCGTCATTGGCGGACTGGTCGGCGGCGGTCTCGGCGCCATTGAAAACGGTGGCTGGGCCGCAGGCGGCGCGGCACTGGGTATCCTCACCGGCGGGCTGATCTGTTATGCCCAGGATGGCGACGAAGACGGCGATGGCGTGTTCGACCGCCGCGACCGTTGCCCTGATACTCCACCGAACACACCGGTCGACCATCGCGGCTGTCCGCTGCCGCAATACCCGGTCACCGAGAAGCCGGTCGAACCGGCCCCGCAATCCGAAGTCATCACCCTGAGCGATGCCGGCAACGTGCTGTTCGCGTTCGACAAGTCCGACCTGACCCCGGCCGCGAAAAGCCAGCTGGATGCGCTGATGGACAAGTTGCGCAATGCCGACGTGGTGAGCATCAAGGTGATCGGCCACACCGACAGCAAGGGCACTGATGCCTACAACCAGGCTTTGTCGGAACGTCGCGCGAGCAGCGTGGCGGCCTACCTGCTGAGCCAGGGCCTGGCGCCGGAAAAACTCACCAGTGAAGGGCGTGGCGAGCGTGAACCGGTTGCCGACAACGAGACCGAAGAAGGGCGCGCGCAAAACCGTCGCGTGGAACTGCACATCAATCGCTAG
- a CDS encoding OmpA family protein: MSIVRTALPLVLLTSVLTGCAGLQKTDWPTCAAVGGVVGAGLGATESSAWAGYGALLVGGTAAAYCWVHGDGDEDGDGVPDSRDKCPHTPRGTKVDADGCPFPAPAPVVEEAVVVKEETIVIRDVHFQFDKATLTPSDKLVLDKVATRLKQESSTARLTVTGHTDSVGSDAYNKKLSDRRAHSVVEYLIHDGVPRSSFVSVTGAGESQPVADNKTADGRALNRRTEIKIER; encoded by the coding sequence ATGAGCATAGTTCGGACAGCATTACCCTTGGTTCTGCTAACCAGTGTGTTGACTGGTTGCGCAGGTTTGCAGAAAACCGACTGGCCGACCTGTGCGGCAGTCGGTGGTGTCGTCGGTGCGGGTCTCGGGGCGACGGAAAGCTCTGCATGGGCAGGCTATGGCGCATTACTCGTCGGCGGTACGGCGGCAGCCTATTGCTGGGTGCACGGTGATGGCGATGAAGACGGCGACGGTGTGCCGGACAGTCGCGACAAGTGCCCGCACACGCCTCGCGGCACCAAGGTCGACGCAGACGGCTGCCCATTCCCGGCCCCTGCACCCGTGGTTGAAGAAGCTGTAGTGGTCAAGGAAGAAACCATCGTCATCCGCGATGTGCACTTCCAGTTCGACAAGGCCACCCTGACGCCTTCCGACAAGCTGGTTCTCGACAAGGTCGCCACGCGCCTGAAGCAGGAATCGAGCACAGCGCGGCTGACCGTGACCGGTCATACCGACAGCGTGGGCAGTGATGCCTACAACAAGAAACTGTCGGATCGTCGGGCGCACTCGGTGGTGGAATACCTGATCCATGACGGTGTGCCACGTTCAAGCTTCGTTTCGGTGACCGGTGCCGGTGAAAGCCAGCCAGTGGCGGACAACAAAACCGCCGATGGCCGCGCGCTGAACCGTCGCACGGAAATCAAAATCGAGCGTTGA
- a CDS encoding serine hydrolase domain-containing protein produces the protein MQIQGHYELQFEAVREAFAALFDDPQERGAALCIRVGGETVLDLWAGTADKDGSEAWHSDTIANLFSCTKTFTAVTALQLVAEGKLQLDAPVARYWPEFAAAGKESVTLRQLLCHQAGLPALRELLAPEALYDWQTMVDALAAEAPWWTPGTGHGYAAITYGWLIGELLRRADGRGPGESIVARVAKPLGLDFHVGLADEEFYRVAHIARGKGNVGDAAAQRLLQVTMREPTAMTTRAFTNPPSVLTSTNKPEWRRMQQPAANGHGNARSLAGFYAGLLDGSLLESEMLDELTREHSLGEDKTLLTRTRFGLGCMLDQPDVPNATYGLGPRAFGHPGAGGSIGFADPEHDVAFGFVTNTLGPYVLMDPRAQKLARVLATCL, from the coding sequence GTGCAGATTCAGGGACATTACGAGCTTCAATTCGAAGCGGTGCGCGAAGCCTTCGCGGCACTGTTCGACGATCCCCAGGAACGTGGCGCCGCGTTGTGCATCCGGGTCGGCGGGGAAACCGTTCTCGATCTCTGGGCCGGCACCGCCGACAAGGACGGCAGCGAAGCCTGGCACAGCGACACCATCGCCAACCTGTTCTCCTGCACCAAGACCTTCACCGCTGTCACCGCGCTGCAACTGGTGGCCGAAGGCAAGCTGCAACTCGATGCGCCGGTCGCCCGTTACTGGCCGGAATTCGCGGCCGCCGGCAAGGAATCCGTCACTTTGCGCCAGTTGCTTTGCCATCAGGCCGGTCTGCCGGCCCTGCGCGAATTGCTGGCGCCTGAAGCACTGTACGACTGGCAGACCATGGTCGATGCCCTCGCGGCGGAAGCACCGTGGTGGACGCCGGGCACCGGTCACGGTTATGCCGCGATCACTTACGGCTGGCTGATCGGCGAGTTGCTGCGCCGAGCCGACGGCCGTGGGCCGGGTGAATCCATTGTGGCACGGGTCGCCAAACCGCTTGGGCTGGATTTCCATGTCGGCCTGGCTGACGAAGAGTTCTACCGCGTCGCGCATATCGCCCGTGGCAAAGGCAATGTCGGCGATGCCGCCGCCCAGCGCCTGCTGCAAGTGACCATGCGTGAACCCACCGCCATGACCACCCGTGCCTTCACCAATCCGCCGTCGGTGCTCACCAGCACCAACAAGCCGGAATGGCGGCGCATGCAGCAACCGGCGGCCAACGGCCACGGCAATGCGCGCAGCCTGGCCGGGTTCTACGCCGGTCTGCTCGACGGCAGCCTGCTGGAAAGCGAAATGCTCGACGAACTGACCCGGGAACACAGCCTCGGCGAGGACAAGACCTTGCTGACCCGTACCCGTTTCGGTCTCGGTTGCATGCTCGATCAACCTGATGTGCCGAATGCCACCTATGGCCTCGGCCCACGGGCGTTTGGTCATCCAGGCGCGGGCGGTTCCATCGGTTTTGCTGATCCGGAGCACGATGTGGCCTTCGGATTTGTGACAAATACCCTGGGGCCGTACGTCTTGATGGATCCGCGTGCGCAGAAGCTGGCGCGGGTACTTGCCACTTGTCTGTAA